In Neomonachus schauinslandi chromosome 6, ASM220157v2, whole genome shotgun sequence, a genomic segment contains:
- the LOC123325091 gene encoding ragulator complex protein LAMTOR5-like yields the protein MEATLEQLLEDTMKNPSIVGVLCTDSQGLNLGCRGTLSDEHAGVISVLAQQAAKLTSDPTDIHAVCLESDNGNIMIQKHDGITLAVHKMASSLSYQFSSSLSSGLNPTCVNYLVEL from the exons ATGGAGGCCACCTTGGAGCAGCTCTTGGAGGATACAATGAAGAATCCATCCATTGTTGGAGTCCTGTGCACAGATTCACAAGGACTTAATCTGGGCTGCCGTGGGACCCTGTCAGATGAGCATGCTGGGGTGATATCTGTTCTAGCCCAGCAAGCAGCTAAGCTGACCTCAGACCCCACTGATATTCATGCGGTGTGTCTAGAATCAGATAATGGGAac attaTGATCCAGAAACATGACGGCATCACCCTGGCGGTGCACAAGATGGCGTCTTCCCTCTCATATCAGTTCTCCAGCAGCCTGTCATCGGGGCTCAATCCTACCTGTGTAAATTATCTTGTAGAACTATGA